A stretch of DNA from Mucilaginibacter daejeonensis:
TCAACGTCGATTTCAAGGATGTGCGCACCGTAATGAAAGATAGCGGTGTGGCTATCATGGGTAGCCACTCGGCCGAGGGCGAGAATCGTGCTCACCGTGCGGTAGAAGGTGCTTTGTCATCTCCGTTGTTGAAAGACAACCAGATCGAGGGTGCACGCTACATCCTGCTGAACATTAGTTCAGGTGGTGGCAAAGAGGTGACCATGGACGAGGTAAGCATCATTACCGATTACATACAGGAAGAGGCCGGTTTAGCTGCCGACCTGATCTGGGGTAACTGTACTGACGAATCATTAGGCGATAAGCTTTCGGTGACCATCATCGCTACCGGTTTCCAAACCAACGATGAGCGCGACATCGAAGAAAGCAATAAAAAGATCATTTCGATGCTGGTGCCTGAGAACACGCCACTGGTTCGCCCGGTGAACGAGTTCGTTAAACCATCGATAAAAGAGGAAGAAGAGATCACCTTGAAAGCTACTCCTGTAGCTGCTGCACCAAAACAGAGCGATCTGTTCAATATGTCGGTACAGCAAGAGGAGCAGGCCAACAAGATCATACGCCATAGCCTGATCCAGGAAGAGCCTGAAGCGCAAGCTGAAGCCGAAGTGGACGAGAATCAACTGGTTTACAAAGTTGCTGAGAATGTGAACTTCATTCCTGCACCTGAAGAGCCTGCATACGTGTCACAACCTGAACCAGAGCCAGAACCGGCCCCTGTAGTAGGTTTGGACGATAACAAGAGCAACGAATCTATCGAGGAGCAGTTGCGTAAGTCACGCGAGCGCATCATGCGTCTAAAAGACCTGAGCATGAAGCTGCGTAACGGTAACATCCAAGAGTTAGAGAATGTACCTGCTTACAAACGTAAGGAGATATCATTACACCAAACGCCAGCATCTGACGAGAGCCAGATCTCAAAATTCTCACTGTCAGACAATGATGGCAACCCTGAGATCCGCCGCAACAACTCGTTCCTGCACGACAATGTTGACTAAGTGAACTTTTCGGAATAAAGAGATGGGCCTTTGTGATCTTCACAAAGGCCCATTTTGTTTTAAAGGTGATCTGAAAAGCGCTATGCCACTGATACCACATAGGATGCATGATCAGCGCGACCACCTACTTTTTAGCCACGATACTGATATGGTACCAGATCGAATCAGATATGGCCTGCTTGGCCACCAGATCATAAAACTTTTGGGACTTGTAGCGCACATCCCATTTCGAGCGGTCGATAACCAATTGGCCGGTAGCTTTGATCAGTTTTCCGGCGATGTTGATATGTGCCGGAAAGGTTACCGGGTGAGTGATGCCCTTAATAGTGAGATCGCCGGTGACCTGCTTATCTTGGCCGCTGGTAGGTGTGACCTTGGTAATGGTGATCTCCGAGATCGGGAACTTCTCCACGTCAAAAAAGTCAGCATTTTTGAGGTGGGCGATCAGCTTATTGTCGCTTTTATGATCCTTGTCTTCCATCGAGTTCATATCGATCTCGATCACGCCGCCTGTAAGCTGACCGTTCTCGATCTTTAGTTCTCCTTTTGAGGGGTACAAGTATCCGTTATGGTCATTAGTACCCATCAAGCTCGAGCCTTTCCAGCCGATCACACTTTCCCGGGTGTCGACCTTGTAGTAACGTTCATCGCCTTCATGTAAGCTAAGGGTGCTCACTGGGGCGGAGGTTTTGGCTTTACCTGTCATAGGCTCATTGCAGCTGATCAGCCACGGGGCGGCTATGATCGCCAAGTAAGTTAATAATGGGCGGTAATCAGGCGTGTGCTGATCTCTTGTTTTATTTTTCATATCTTATCAAAGTTGATCAGCAAAATTATCTCGATGGCTACCAGCGTACATGATCCGGATCGTAAATTAAATTGTAAACTTTGTAAATAAACTTCTGATAATATGTTACATAGGACAAGATCAGCCAATGATAGACGCCGATACCTTATTGCCTTCGGGCTGTTGTCGTTCTTGTCTGTGATATGCCTGGCTTTTGGTGTTGCCGAGCGTAATGGTGCCGATGTATTGAAGAGAGAGATACTGCTTCGACGAATGGGGCATCAACTCTTGCTACAGGCTGGCGATGATACCTCGAGGGTGCTACCCATACAAAAGATCAGCAGTAACCAATACCAGTTCAGCTTCGAGAGCGCGCTCGCCTTCGAGCCGGCATCATTGATCAATATTTCAAGAGGTGTATTGAACGGCGAGCCGGTAGCGTCAGAATTGGTGGTGAACGTTTTGAATGGCGATGATCACCGCGTGGTATATGGCTATGCTATATCGAAGGATAAAGAGCAGGACATTGTGACCTGCATTGGCAGGAAACAGCCAAAGGCCCGCTACATGATCAATGTTACGTTCGGCCCCGCTTCAAAAGGCAGGTTGAACAATGGATACCTGTTAGGCGGCTTACCGGTGCTCGCCTTTGTGGGATTCATCTTTCTTCGTTCGCCAAGATCACCAAAGCCAAAAGCAGAAGTGTTGCGGGATGAGGAGTCATTGAGTATAGGTGGCCTGCGATTCGACCCCAAAGGCAGGAAGCTGATCGTAAGCGATACTGCGATCGATCTCACCGGCACGGAGACCCGGCTGCTTCACATCTTTGCCCGATCACCCAACATTACCATTGAGCGCGCCCGGTTACAAAAAGAGATATGGGAGGACGAAGGCGTGATCGTTGGCCGAAGTCTGGATATGTTCATCTCCAAGCTCAGAAAAAAACTGGAATGCGATCCCAATATCAAGTTGGTAGTGGTACGTGGCAAGGGTTATAGATTGGAGGTCGATGCTCATTAAGTTGTGCCTATACGCATGAATAGCAAAGGCCCGGTCAGTTAGACCGGGCCTTTGCTGTTCAGAACAAATAATTGTAGCGCACTTACACGTTTCCGTAACTGTTCGACTGGCCGCCATCAATGGCGATCACCTGTCCATTCACGTAGCTGCAGGCATCGCTTAGCAAAAAGCAAACTACCTTGGCCACCTCTTCGGGCTTACCCAAACGCTTGGTAGGGTTGGCTTTGGCGTATTCGGCCTCGGCTGCGGCGGGATCGCTCGGGTTAACTTGTTTAAAGGCTCCGGCCACCATTGGTGTCAATATGGCACCCGGCGCAATGGCGTTGGCCGTGATCCCGAAGCGGGCATACTCCAATGCGGTGTTCTTGGTGATACCTGCCACGGCATGTTTGGTGGCCACATAAGGGGTTTGATTCATCACCCCGCGTATACCACCTACCGATGCCACGTTAACGATGCGGCCGTAATTTTTTGCCTGCATATGCGGCAGTACGTGTTTAATACCAAAGTAAACGCCCAGCAAATTAATGTCGATCACCTTCTTGAAAACCTCCAGGTCGTATTCGGCCAATGGTGCCTGTTTGCCTTCAATGCCGGCATTGTTATAAAAGCCATCAATGGTGCCGTATTTGTCCACCGTACTTTGTACATAATTCTTCACTGCCTCTTCATCAGAGGTATCCGCGGTAACGGTCAGCACTTCGGTGTCCGGATATTTTTCCAATATATCAGCCTTGGCTTTTTCCAAGGCTTCGGCATTATAGTCTACCAATGATAGCTTGGCGCCAGTAGCGGCAGCTTCAAGAGCAGTGGCCAAACCCAGACCCATAGCTGCTCCTGTAATAATGATCACTTTATTTTTCAGGTCACTCATGACAATATGAATTGATTTAATGTTTGAACATCTATATGATCAACTTTGTTTGTAAGTGCTTACGCATTTAGATAATGAGCTGGGGTTGGAGCGGCACTAACATCAAAAGATTATCGTGTTATAAGCTATCATAAAAAGTTATAACGGGCTTTGGTACAATGTAAAGTGCTATATTTGCGGTTGATATCAGATTAGGAATACTTTGGATCTATTTGACAAAATATCGAAAAATTTAGGTGGCCCGATAGGGATGCACCAAAAATGGTCGCATGGTTATTTCTCTTTCCCTAAGCTGGAAGGCGAGATCTCGGCCCATATGAATTTCAACGGCAAAGAGCATTTGGTTTGGAGCCTGAACAACTATCTGGGTTTAGCCAATCATCCTGAGGTACGTGAGGCTGATGCGCAAGCGGCGGCCGAATACGGTTTAGCCTACCCAATGGGGGCGCGTATGATGTCGGGTAACACCAAGCATCATGAATCGTTAGAGCAGGGCCTTGCCGAATTTGTAGGCATGGAAGCCGGCTTTTTGCTCAACTACGGCTATCAGGGCATGGTATCGATCATTGATACACTGGTGGATCGTAATGATGTGATCGTGTATGATGCTGAGTCACATGCCTGTATCATTGATGGTGTGCGCCTGCACATGGGTAAGCGTTATGTTTACCAGCATAATGATATCGAGAGCTTCGAGAAACAAATGGAGCGTGCCACCAAACTGGCTGAGCAGACCGGTGGTGGTATCCTGGTGATCACCGAAGGTGTATTTGGTATGTCGGGCGCTCAGGGTAAACTGAAAGAGATCGTTGCCTTAAAAGAGAAATATAACTTCCGCCTGCTGATCGATGATGCGCATGGTTTTGGTACCATGGGTGCCACCGGTGCCGGTACACACGAGGAGCAGGATTGTATGGAAGGCGTTGACGTTTACTTTGGTACGTTCGCTAAATCAATGGCCGGTATAGGCGCCTTTGTGGCCGCTAAGGCGGACATTATTGCTTATATGCGCTACAACATGCGTTCGCAAACCTTTGCCAAGGCATTACCAATGCCAATGGTGATGGGCCTGCATAAACGCTTTGAGCTTTTAAAAAGCAAACCTGAACTGCGCGAAAAACTTTGGACCATTGCCCGCACCCTGCAGGCAGGTTTAAAAGAGCGTGGTTTTGATATCGGCAAGACCAATACCATGGTAACGCCAGTGTTCCTGAAAGGTGATCTTTACGAAGCCACCAGCCTGACCCGCGACCTGCGCGAGAACTACGGTATCTTTTGCTCGATCGTGGTGTATCCGGTGATCCCTAAAGGGTTGATCGTGTTGCGCCTGATCCCAACGGCTACCCATACC
This window harbors:
- a CDS encoding glucose 1-dehydrogenase — translated: MSDLKNKVIIITGAAMGLGLATALEAAATGAKLSLVDYNAEALEKAKADILEKYPDTEVLTVTADTSDEEAVKNYVQSTVDKYGTIDGFYNNAGIEGKQAPLAEYDLEVFKKVIDINLLGVYFGIKHVLPHMQAKNYGRIVNVASVGGIRGVMNQTPYVATKHAVAGITKNTALEYARFGITANAIAPGAILTPMVAGAFKQVNPSDPAAAEAEYAKANPTKRLGKPEEVAKVVCFLLSDACSYVNGQVIAIDGGQSNSYGNV
- a CDS encoding aminotransferase class I/II-fold pyridoxal phosphate-dependent enzyme, with translation MDLFDKISKNLGGPIGMHQKWSHGYFSFPKLEGEISAHMNFNGKEHLVWSLNNYLGLANHPEVREADAQAAAEYGLAYPMGARMMSGNTKHHESLEQGLAEFVGMEAGFLLNYGYQGMVSIIDTLVDRNDVIVYDAESHACIIDGVRLHMGKRYVYQHNDIESFEKQMERATKLAEQTGGGILVITEGVFGMSGAQGKLKEIVALKEKYNFRLLIDDAHGFGTMGATGAGTHEEQDCMEGVDVYFGTFAKSMAGIGAFVAAKADIIAYMRYNMRSQTFAKALPMPMVMGLHKRFELLKSKPELREKLWTIARTLQAGLKERGFDIGKTNTMVTPVFLKGDLYEATSLTRDLRENYGIFCSIVVYPVIPKGLIVLRLIPTATHTLEDVQRTLDAYSEVAQKLKDGHYKEKENSMALA
- the ftsZ gene encoding cell division protein FtsZ: MQFEMLKERSSIIKVVGVGGGGGNAVNHMYKQGITGVDFIICNTDAQALELSPIPNKVQLGSSLTEGMGAGSIPEVGKNSAIENIEDVKRMLGTNTKMLFITAGMGGGTGTGASPIIAKAAREMDILTVGIVTTPFSFEGKRRKMQAEEGLEELKKYVDSFLVISNDKMRQIFGNLTLGSAFAQADDILTTAAKGIAEIITLPGYINVDFKDVRTVMKDSGVAIMGSHSAEGENRAHRAVEGALSSPLLKDNQIEGARYILLNISSGGGKEVTMDEVSIITDYIQEEAGLAADLIWGNCTDESLGDKLSVTIIATGFQTNDERDIEESNKKIISMLVPENTPLVRPVNEFVKPSIKEEEEITLKATPVAAAPKQSDLFNMSVQQEEQANKIIRHSLIQEEPEAQAEAEVDENQLVYKVAENVNFIPAPEEPAYVSQPEPEPEPAPVVGLDDNKSNESIEEQLRKSRERIMRLKDLSMKLRNGNIQELENVPAYKRKEISLHQTPASDESQISKFSLSDNDGNPEIRRNNSFLHDNVD
- a CDS encoding YceI family protein, with the translated sequence MKNKTRDQHTPDYRPLLTYLAIIAAPWLISCNEPMTGKAKTSAPVSTLSLHEGDERYYKVDTRESVIGWKGSSLMGTNDHNGYLYPSKGELKIENGQLTGGVIEIDMNSMEDKDHKSDNKLIAHLKNADFFDVEKFPISEITITKVTPTSGQDKQVTGDLTIKGITHPVTFPAHINIAGKLIKATGQLVIDRSKWDVRYKSQKFYDLVAKQAISDSIWYHISIVAKK
- a CDS encoding winged helix-turn-helix domain-containing protein — encoded protein: MLHRTRSANDRRRYLIAFGLLSFLSVICLAFGVAERNGADVLKREILLRRMGHQLLLQAGDDTSRVLPIQKISSNQYQFSFESALAFEPASLINISRGVLNGEPVASELVVNVLNGDDHRVVYGYAISKDKEQDIVTCIGRKQPKARYMINVTFGPASKGRLNNGYLLGGLPVLAFVGFIFLRSPRSPKPKAEVLRDEESLSIGGLRFDPKGRKLIVSDTAIDLTGTETRLLHIFARSPNITIERARLQKEIWEDEGVIVGRSLDMFISKLRKKLECDPNIKLVVVRGKGYRLEVDAH